The Armatimonadota bacterium nucleotide sequence CTTGCCGATAAGTTTGTCAGAGACCCAAACGAGATTGTGAAAGTGCATCAGAAGGTGATGGTCACTGTGATCGACGTAGATATCCCTCGCAAAAGGATTGCGCTTTCTATGAAGGACAGCCGGGTCCAGCAAAATATGGTCGGGCGCGGTATCTGACTGCGCTCGAAACTGAATACGTAGAATACAGAATATTTGCAAAACGAACTGAGCGTGAAATTCGGATTATTGAGCGTGGGGAGTTCGTTTTGGCTTGTTTTTTTTATATCATTAATTCATTCCTCTTGCTAAGATGCTTCGCGAGCGTATGCTCCGAAGCGTCCACACGAGGCTTCGGGACATACGTCCGCGAAGCATTCTCTCCCATAATTATAAGACGGCTTCTAGGCCAAAATGTAGTTAACAGACCATGGTATTTCAACTAAATGTTGTTCACTATTTGTGAATACACCGGTTTGTGCCTTGTGGGAGGCGGCAAATCGACGCAAATGTACGATGATAGTCTCATAATGTTCGAGATTGATATTGACAAGCTGGTTGGTTGAGGATAGAATGCGGGTGAGGTTGTTGGCGTTAGGTCAGTTCGTTTCGGGAACAAGTTCCCGAAACACGAAAATTGGTGAATTAGATGGATAATGGATTATATTTTGGCAAATTATGTAATCTTCCACACAAATGTCGACGAGGTAGCAAGCCTCGGTGCCACCTTCTAACACACGGATCGGATGATAAAGTTACTGCAAGGTTAACTAAATTAATTTCTCCGTGGGGTGTAGTAAGCTCTGATGATAAATGGATGCCGAAAGGATTTGATGAAGTAGATGAAGCACAGCTTGATAAAGCTTCATATCTTCTACCTGATGATGTTTCCGAGAAGTTAAAATCATGGTGGACATACAAACCTGCGACAACTCCCAACTGGGACATCGCCAGCACATGTAGGATTGAAGGGAAGAATGGCTTATTACTGGTAGAGGCCAAGGCGCATGACCAGGAATTGATTTCTGAGAAGGTGGGCAAGAATATCGAAGCTGAGGCAACGGAGACTCAAAGGCTCAACCATGCACGGATTGGCGATGCTATTGAAGAAGCGAATATAGGTTTGAATCACATTATGGCGGGTTGGAAACTGTCTCGCGACAGTAATTATCAGATGTCTAATCGTTTTGCATGGGCTTGGAAGTTAACTGAGCTAGGTATTCCAGTAATACTGGTCTACCTCGGTTTTACTCACGCTGTCGATATGTGTGACCGCGGCAATCCGTTTATAGATGATACTGACTGGCAGCAGCTTGTGAGGTCTTACAGCGAAGCATTCGTTCCACCTCATATTTGGAACAGTAAATGGATTGTAAGCGATCAGCCATTCATACCACTAATACGAACTTTATAGCAAATATATCCTTATCTGTTTCTGTGCAATCCAATTTGGGTTGATTAGGAAACAGAAATTGTTCAAGTCAGGTGGTGTGCTTGGTGCCATTCCCGAAGCATAAAAGAAAATCAAGGCGTTGGAGCGACGACGAGAGGTTCGTCTGATACGCGCCAATGCTCAACACAAACAGATCAGGAGGAGGACGCATGATGAGAACGTACGCATTCAGACTTGGGCTAATAACCGCGGTTGCACTGGCGATGATTTTCCGGCTGCCGGATTGTGCTGTTAGCGAAGTCAAGATCATCGAAAAGGAGAGCCCATGGCCGGTCGCAATACGGACAATAGAGACTGACAGCTCTGTCTGTGTCAAATGGAAGGTCTGTATCAACGGAGTCACCGGAAATGAATTCGATGGAAAAAGCTACTCAAAAAGTATGCCCGCCACGGCCAAACTCACAGCCGACGGCAATTTCGTTTTTGTGGGCTACATGCAAGGCGATGAATACCCGAGTGGCGGATGGCTATTGGTTACCAATCCGGACGTTGACCCGTCAACTGATGCACTGGCGCTGAAGTGCGGCGAGTGGACCAACAACGCATACAATCTCACTCAGCGCGAACGCAAGTCGCTTGGTTATTCTGGTTTGGGCATATCCGTACCGGCAAGATCCGTCGACAGCATAAAGGATGGACCAGATCTCATCTACAGCAAGAACGGGTCGCGAGTAGCATACCGAGGAGAACAAGGCAGCAACTGGCGAGTAGCCGTAGACGGAGTAGAGGGACGCGCTTATGACTATGCCTCGGTTCCTTTCTTTAGTCCTGATGGTAAGAGAGTAGCATACGAAGCCAAGCGTGGAACAAAATGGCTTGTGGTGATGGACGGAATAGAAAGCAAAGAATACGATGACATAGAGACAGCAATGTTCAGTCCGGATTCCAAGAGATTTGTTTATGCGGCGAAGCGTGAAGGCAAGTGGTTTGCAGTCGTGGACGGAATAGAACAAAAGGAATATGACAAAGTCGTAAAGCCTTGGTTCGGTCATGACTCCAAGAATGTGAACTATGCTGCCTTTCGAGATAAGAAATGGTTCATCGTCTCTGATGGAACAGAGGGCAAGGAATATGATGAGGTAATTGCTCAGCAGAGCAACCCAGATGCAGGACAAATCGCCTACAAAGCCAGGCAAGACAAGAAATGGTTCGCTGTTTCTAATGGGACAGAAAGCAAAGATTACAGCGAAATCGGTCGCGTGGTGAATAGTGAGAACTGTCAACACGTGGCATATTCTGCCAAATACGGTAAGGGCTGGGTTGTTGTCCACGATGGCGTTGAGGGAAAGGCATACAAAGACGTGTGCACTCCTGTTCTGACTCCAGATGGGACCAGAGTGGCATATTGGGCCAAGCCCGGCAAGAGATGGTGTGTCATTGTTGATGGAGTACCCGGCCAGGAGACTGATGGCGACTGGTGTAAACGGCTTGATCCATCTTTGGCGCCAGTCTTCTCGGCTGATGGGAAGCGAATTGCATTCATGAATCAACGTGGCGATCAATGGCTCATTGTCGTGGACGGAACCCAAGGCAAGCTATATGATGATGTCACACAACCGGTTTTCAGCCCCGACGGCAATCGCATCGCCTACATAGCTCAGAGAGACTCAAAATGCTTTCTTGTTGTCGACGGGGTCGAGGGTTTGAAGTATGATCAGTATATGGACGGACTGGCTTTTGACGGCCCAGATAGACTTCATTTCACTGCAAAACACGGAAAGAATGTTGTCCGCATAGACGCAGAGATACAGCCGTAGACATCCCTGATGGTCCGGGATTTGAATCTCGGACCTCTGTATTTGGGATTTTAATCCCATGTATGTTCAAGCGAACAGAATTACTGGGACTTAAGTCCCACATACGTGCATCGAGGATTCAAATCCCCGACGATCTCCGAAACAACGCATAATGGGATTTCATATTCCAACATTAAGTTGGCTTGTTGCTGAATTCGCCTTTTCACTCTTTGCTGCCAAATAATTTAGAAAAGCAGAACAGGTAACAAGCATATAAAGTGCATCTTCCTGATTCAAATCAGGTTGTTCAAGCATTGCGTGTCGAATGCCGCCTTCATCACTTGTATAACCATAAAGGCTCTTAAAGCCAGATTTCAATGCACCATGGATTTTGAGTTTGTTATCCAACATGTCCAGAGCTTTACCGAGTTCTGCTTTATGGTCTCCTGTTATGACTCTGCATGCAGATTCTATTGCGCTTATTGATTCCTTTATAGAGTTTCTGTAGTCTGGATTTTCGCGATTGGATAGAAGCTCAAGAGCGGATTTGAGATGATGGCGTGCTCCTTCAAATAGAGGCTCATTTGAGAGCGCATTCTGTACGCTTGTAAGTTCTTCTTCATTTGTGATCGGTGCTATCTGTTTATCTACAAGTCGATAGCCTGCCATTTCTTTTTCCAATGCCTCGTTGCAGCGTTTTTGAAAGAGTAGAGAAGTTCGCAATGCTAATGCTTCTATGAGATCATAGATCTCATACCAACTGGCTCTTGAGAACCATTCGTTAAGTTCAAACCAAAACTGTTCTTCCCGTATAGGCATTTTGTTGGCAGGTTTGCAAAGGAAATCGCACCATAGCGATTTAATATGGTATAAACATTCTTTCTGTTTTTTTTGCGTATGAGGCGAATTGCCTGGCATTGTATGCCAAGTGGTAAGTTCGTTGTATATCACATTCCATAGTCGCGTTTTTAGTAACTCGTCCATTGTTTCTAACTGAAGAATATCCCTGACGGGTTTATAGCCATAACGCTCTGAAAATGATGTCATTTGATTTATCCCTTCAGCCCGGTCATCACAACTCCCTGCACAAAATACCTCTGCGCCAGGAAGAAGATAATGAGAACGGGCAGCAGGACTGCAGTTGACGCGGCCATAAGAGAGACTATATCCACTCCCCATACGTCCGAGAATGTGGCAAGGCCAAGGGCGAGTGTGCGCTTATCGACTGAGTTTAAATACAGGAGGGGCGTAAGGAAGTCATTCCAGTGCGCTACAAACGAGAACACGGCAACGCTTACTAAAACGGGTTTAGACAGGGGCATAATTATCTGCCAGAAGATTCGGAATGTTCCGCAGCCGTCTATTTTTGCGGCCTCTTCCAGTTCCACGGGGATAGTGAGGAAGAACTGCCGCATCAAAAAGATATAAAATGCATTGCCGAAGAATGCGGGCACAATCAGCGGCAGCAGTGTGTCATACCAGCCGAGGTTCTTGAAGATAATAAATAGCGGTATCATCGTGACCATCGCAGGCAGCATCATAGTGCTCAGCATCAGTATGAACAGAGTATCCTTGCCCGGAGCCTTGAGCCGGGCGAATGCAAACGCTACCATCGCGCTCGAAAGCATTCCGCCCAGGACCGCAAAGAATGTCACTATGATTGTGTTAGTCGCATATCTGCCGAAGGGCATAAGCGTGAGGGCAGTCTTGTAGTTGTCCCACTTGAACTGCGTCGGAAATAAGTGAATTCCCGGCTGGGCGACCTGCTCTGGCGTGCTCAGTGAGACTGTGACCATCCACAACAGCGGTATCAGAAACAGCGCCGCCCCGGCGAATATAAGCAGATATGTAAGTGCAATGCGAATATACTTCATTTTTGACTAGACCCCTCGTAATAGACCCATCGCTGCGACCCCTTGAGGTGGAACAGAGTGACCAGCAGCACGATCAGGAAAAGTATCCACGCCATGGCCGAGCCGTAGCCCATCTTCATCCACTCGAACGAGTTCTTCCAGAGGTAGAGTGCGTAGAAGAGCGTCGAGTCCTCAGGCCCGCCGTTCGTCATGATATAAGCCTGCGTGAACATCTGCAGTGAATACATCGTGCCCACTACGAGCTGGTAGAATATCGCAGGTGTGAGCAGCGGCAGTGTGACGTGCCTGAATACTTTCCAAGGACCTGCTCCGTCGAGCTTAGCAGCCTCGTATAGTTCCTCGGGGATTCCCTGGAGCGCGGCAAGGTAGACTATCATCGCACCGCCGACTCCCCAGAACCCCATTATGATGAACGCCGGCATCGACCATGCCGGGTCCAGCAGCCAGCTCGGCGGGTTCGCCCATATCGGCAGCCAGGCTAAGTGGCCGTTTGAGATGCCGGGAATGATATTGAGGGTTAAAAGTTTATTGAGAATGCCTGTAGTCGGGTTAAACACAAACAGCCAGAGCATGGACGTCGCGACGCCCGAGATCACCACCGGCAGATAATACATAGTGCGGAAAAGGCGTATCCCCAGGACTTTCTGGTTCATCAGGACCGATACTCCCAGCCCGCCCACGATCGCAAGCGGAATACTGAAGACCGCATAATAGCCTGTGACCCACAGGGCTTTGAAGAACCTTGAGTCTGCGGTGAACAGGTCTGAATAGTTGCGCAGCCCGATGAAGTGGGCTGGGGAAAGCGCGTCCCATTTGCTGAAGCTGATCACCAGCGACGCAAGCATTGCGCCTAGAGTGAAAACCAGAAAACCGACTATCCACGGTGAGGCGAACAGATAAAACGTCGCAGCTTCTTTTCGAGCCGACCTGCTTCCGTGCGTATGTTTGCGGACGTAGATTACAACCCCAACAAGTGTGATAGCCAGAGCGCTGAATGCAATGATTCCCAGTGTCTTCCATGGCACGACCGGGAACCGGGCCATGCTTTCTGTGGCCTTAGCCAGAATCTTGTCGGCAGACTTTGCGGATGCATCCAATGCAGCCCCCGGCGCTGCCTGGCCTTTCAGAGCTCTTTCGATATTTCGAGCGAGAGTGTCCGAAACTTCCTGCCAGCCCGGCACTATCGGGATGGTGCGGCCATAAGGTATCTGGTCTACAAATGCGCGTGTGATCGGGTCGGAATAGAACTCCGGCCTGTGCGCTACCGACACCCTTGCCGGTATTCGACCGGCCACTTTGCATATAGCGGCAAGCTGCTCCGGGCTGGATGCGAATTTTATGAATTTCCAGGCGGCCTCGCGGTGCTTGCTGCCCCTGGGGATTATGAGAGAGTTGCCTACCACTTCAATCGCCGGTTTGTCCTTATAAGGAATCCCGGCTACTCCGTAGTCAAGCTTAGGGAAATATTTTTTCAGGTCAGGTATGCGAAACGGGCTGTCTATGCGCATCGCGACCATTTCCTGGCCGAATGGGTCCTGTGTGGCTCCCTTGAAGTTTGCAGAAAAAGTCTGCAGCGCCTTTACTCCGCCTGCTTCGCGATCAAGGAAAGACTTCATCCATGTCAGCGCCCAGACGCCTTCCGGGCTGTTAAATATAGCTTTCTTGCCGTCTTTCGATAGCAGCTCACCATTGGACTGCCAGAGATACATGGTGAAGTTGTTTGGATTATATAGAAAGTCAGCATAGCCTATGCGCTCGATCCGGCCTTTGGAGTCACGCTTGGTGAGCTTCATTGCATAGTCTTCGAGTTGTGCCCATGTTTGTGGAGGTTTGTTAGGGTTTAGCCCGGCTATCTTGAACAGCCTCTTGTTATAAAAGAGCGCATTGGGGCTTAGGACCCAGGGCACACCATACAGCTTGCCTGCATAGGTGTTTTGTTCCAGTCCAACTTTGTAGAAATCTTTGAGGTCAAACTTATCCCGCCCTATCAGGTCATCGAGTGGCTCAAGGCCGCCGCGAGACATCAGCTCACCGCCAAGATGCGCGTAAAAACGCACCACATCCGGCGGCACTCCTCCCGCCACCGAGAGTATCAGCTTTTGCTCCACATACTTTTGCGGAACAAGCATCGCGTTGACCTTGATGTCCGGGTTTTGCTTCTCAAAGTCGGCGATCATCTTCTCGTATGCTGCGCGCTCGTCCTGTGAAGCTCCGTACCAGAAGACAATCGTCTCCTTCGCCTGCGCTGCAAGCGGGAGAGCAAATAAAAGGATAGTTGTGATAAGTAATAGTCGAGTTCTCATATAGTCATCCAATATAGTTGAAAATCTCATTTATGTAAACACTACGATGGGCCATATTGCCCAGTTCCCGGCGTCTACAATTGACAATGACGCAACTGCTGTGTTAGATTGGCCCTGCAATGAAACTGCGTATTAGCTTAATCCTCTGTATGTTATTATCGGCATATGCCGCCTCGTTTGCTCAGGATACTGTCGGCGAGCCGGATGTCGTGCGCCCGCAGCCAGTCTGCATCAGCGACCAGCCGGAGAAAATTAGCGTTGAAGCCCGAGAGTGGGGGCTGCTGGGGTCGAAGATATGGGCTGACGGCAATGTGCTTTTTCAGCGCGGTTCGACTCGACTGCGAGCATCAACGGCCGAGTATGACTATAACACTCGCACGGGCACGATGCGCGATGTTATTTTTACAACATGCACTGCAAAAAGGCCGGACTATCATCTTCGAGCAAGTGAAGTGACTCTGTTGCCGAACAGAAAACTTCGCGCCCGCAATGCATCTCTCTATTTGGGCAATTTAAGGGTGTTGACGCTGCCTTCGATAAAGCTCAGAACGGGTGGGGCGAGTGCGTCCACAAATGTCTTTCCCACTCCCGGGTTCAACAAGGATGAGGGTTTTACGCTCTCGCAGGTCCTGCGAATAATCGACAACGATCAGTTCCATACAACAGCGGACATACGCCTTACCACTAAAGACGGCGTGCAGGGGCAGTTGAACGGTGAATATGGCATAGACGGCAATTTGGACCATTTCCCTGGGCGTTTCCTGACCTATGATTCGCTTCGCTCCAATGTTCTGGACCTGCCGAAGCAGCCTGTCGGAGGGTCATGTCCGCCCGAGATGCTTGAACCAACAGATGCGGCTCGACTGAGAGGTTTCGGCAGTTTTACACTAAAGCAGCGGACCTATGACATTGAAAACGACAATCTAGTCGTATACAGGCAGCCTGAGCTTGGGCTTCGCTATATAGGCAGGCAGCTCAATTTCACCAAGACAAAACTCGACCCCAGACTGGACATTTATCCCGAGGTCATCGCATCATGGGGGCATTATAAAGAGGTGCCAAGTTCTGTCGGCTTTATTGATCGTGATCAGCTCGTAGCCACCGCGAGCTTGAACATAATTCCGCTTGGTCCGTCTACGACTCTTCAGCCGGTAATCTCGCATGCATGGTCGGCCTACAGCAATTCCGACAGCTATCAACAGTCTGCCTTCGCAGTTGATGCCAGCCATTTGTTTGTCAACTCATCGTTTGCGTCGATCAGATATATAGCCCGCAGCCAGAGCGGTGTGACACCCTTCCAGTTCGACGACGTGGATATCTATCACGAGTTTCAAGGCGCTTTTCAAGCCAACTTTAGTAAGCACACTATCGGATTGGTGCTGAGCTATGATATCGATAATGATGATTTCTATGACTGGGAGGCTGTGTATGGCTGGCGTAGTGATTGCCTGGCATCCTGGATTCGCTGGAGCAACAGAATACAGCGGCTTTCGTTCCACGTTACGCTGATCAATCTATAAAGCAAGTGCTCAGAAATAATGAATGCCTACGCGTAATGCGAAGTAGATTGAGTGTAAATAGCGTCCTTTTTTCAGTCGGCGCAGGCCGACTTCGTGTTTTTTGTGGCTGTGACTTTAATCGCTGGGTTTGGCGTTTATCGCAATTGCCTCATACACTTCCAGGATTCCATTTTTTACCGATTGATGCTAAAATGACTGGTCGATTGCTGAAACGAGAGGTTTAATGATGCACGTTCTAACTCAGGTGAGAAGTCGAAAACTGACAGGTTATCAGGCGTTGATCGCATCGCTTATCGGCGCTGCATTTACGGCTGTCTGCGCAAAGATTGTTTTTTATCTGCCGGTGAGCCCTGTGCCGGTGACCGGCCAGGTGTTTGCAGTTATATTCTGTGGAATGGTGCTTGGAAGCCGCCTTGGAGCGCTTTCGCAGATCGAGTATATTGCCATAGGGCTGATGGGCGCGCCTGTCTTTTGCGGCTCTTTGTCAGGCCCGATGATCCTTGCCGGGCCGACGGTCGGCTATCTTGTCGGGTTTGTCGCGGCTGCGTATATGGTCGGAAAGCTGATGGAGACACGTGTAGATGCATCCTTCAGATTTGCATGCGCGGCGGGGCTTATCGGAGTAGGGGTGATACATACACTCGGTGTCTGCTGGCTCGCTATATGGCCCGGACACCTGTTTGCCGGTTTGAGCGCATGGCTGGTCGGCGCAGTCCCATTTGTGGGCGTCGATATTGTCAAAGTTGTAATTGCGGCCAGGCTTTGTACTGTGAGGTCAAGGTAAACTTACTCCGATATGATAGAGCGAATCGCAAACGTTTCAAATATGTCATTCCGAACTTGTAATCCGAATTGCAGAATTTGTTTATCAATAAGATGTAGTTGCAATTCGGATTAGTGATGAATCTGCTTTGAACCCTACGCCGGGAAAAAGCAGATTTCAAAATTTACGATAGTCGGGGGTATTCCTGCCCTCGACTTACGTATATATGATTGTATTGATTATTGTTTTTTGTGTTTCGGGGCGCTGACCTTGAACCTTAAATAGACTGAAACCGTCAACTATGAAAAACATCGAACTTCTGGCTCCAGCAAAAGATCTTGAGTGCGGCCTCGCGGCGATAGACTGCGGTGCGGACGCAATATATATAGGCGCGCCGCGTTTCGGCGCAAGAGTGGCTGTCGGAAACAGCCTGGAAGACCTCGCGAGCCTTGCCGGACATGCGCACAAGTATTGGGCAAAGGTATATGTGACCGTCAACACTCTGCTGCGCGATGACGAGATAGACGAAGCCCTGGCTCTGATCTCGCAGCTCTACGATATCGGCATAGACGGACTCATCATACAAGACACCGGCCTGCTCGAGA carries:
- a CDS encoding biotin transporter BioY; protein product: MMHVLTQVRSRKLTGYQALIASLIGAAFTAVCAKIVFYLPVSPVPVTGQVFAVIFCGMVLGSRLGALSQIEYIAIGLMGAPVFCGSLSGPMILAGPTVGYLVGFVAAAYMVGKLMETRVDASFRFACAAGLIGVGVIHTLGVCWLAIWPGHLFAGLSAWLVGAVPFVGVDIVKVVIAARLCTVRSR
- a CDS encoding carbohydrate ABC transporter permease, encoding MKYIRIALTYLLIFAGAALFLIPLLWMVTVSLSTPEQVAQPGIHLFPTQFKWDNYKTALTLMPFGRYATNTIIVTFFAVLGGMLSSAMVAFAFARLKAPGKDTLFILMLSTMMLPAMVTMIPLFIIFKNLGWYDTLLPLIVPAFFGNAFYIFLMRQFFLTIPVELEEAAKIDGCGTFRIFWQIIMPLSKPVLVSVAVFSFVAHWNDFLTPLLYLNSVDKRTLALGLATFSDVWGVDIVSLMAASTAVLLPVLIIFFLAQRYFVQGVVMTGLKG
- a CDS encoding extracellular solute-binding protein, translating into MRTRLLLITTILLFALPLAAQAKETIVFWYGASQDERAAYEKMIADFEKQNPDIKVNAMLVPQKYVEQKLILSVAGGVPPDVVRFYAHLGGELMSRGGLEPLDDLIGRDKFDLKDFYKVGLEQNTYAGKLYGVPWVLSPNALFYNKRLFKIAGLNPNKPPQTWAQLEDYAMKLTKRDSKGRIERIGYADFLYNPNNFTMYLWQSNGELLSKDGKKAIFNSPEGVWALTWMKSFLDREAGGVKALQTFSANFKGATQDPFGQEMVAMRIDSPFRIPDLKKYFPKLDYGVAGIPYKDKPAIEVVGNSLIIPRGSKHREAAWKFIKFASSPEQLAAICKVAGRIPARVSVAHRPEFYSDPITRAFVDQIPYGRTIPIVPGWQEVSDTLARNIERALKGQAAPGAALDASAKSADKILAKATESMARFPVVPWKTLGIIAFSALAITLVGVVIYVRKHTHGSRSARKEAATFYLFASPWIVGFLVFTLGAMLASLVISFSKWDALSPAHFIGLRNYSDLFTADSRFFKALWVTGYYAVFSIPLAIVGGLGVSVLMNQKVLGIRLFRTMYYLPVVISGVATSMLWLFVFNPTTGILNKLLTLNIIPGISNGHLAWLPIWANPPSWLLDPAWSMPAFIIMGFWGVGGAMIVYLAALQGIPEELYEAAKLDGAGPWKVFRHVTLPLLTPAIFYQLVVGTMYSLQMFTQAYIMTNGGPEDSTLFYALYLWKNSFEWMKMGYGSAMAWILFLIVLLVTLFHLKGSQRWVYYEGSSQK